The Alkalibaculum bacchi genome includes a region encoding these proteins:
- a CDS encoding CPBP family intramembrane glutamic endopeptidase — translation MKVFCKKSEIWFAVVWIIIYVVGSSMADNISSIIGVEKSVTLFWNIVLTVILYSFVKKNELQNYYGLCGIKYSAKKYLYYIPLIILASVNLWSGVKVNYSLIETVCYIGSMLLVGFLEEVIFRGFLFKAMSKNNVRTAIIVSSITFGIGHIVNLFNGSGTDILSNFCQVCYAIAIGYLFVTLFHRGKSLWPCIITHSILNALSVFANETGSKQYQIFVAMILCAISIGYSLILMKTIPASEECQIPFCRYAPRTDEEI, via the coding sequence ATGAAAGTTTTCTGTAAGAAGAGTGAAATATGGTTTGCTGTAGTTTGGATAATCATATATGTAGTAGGAAGCAGTATGGCTGATAATATATCTTCCATCATCGGAGTGGAAAAATCAGTTACACTTTTTTGGAATATTGTGCTTACTGTGATTCTGTACTCCTTTGTAAAGAAAAATGAATTGCAGAATTATTATGGATTGTGTGGAATCAAATATTCAGCAAAAAAATATCTGTATTATATTCCTCTGATAATACTTGCATCGGTGAATCTTTGGTCTGGTGTAAAGGTAAATTATTCTTTAATTGAAACGGTATGCTATATTGGAAGTATGCTTTTGGTTGGATTTCTTGAAGAAGTAATCTTCAGAGGATTTCTTTTTAAGGCTATGAGCAAAAATAATGTACGCACTGCAATTATTGTATCCAGTATTACGTTTGGAATAGGACATATAGTGAATTTGTTCAACGGGAGCGGAACAGACATTCTCTCGAATTTCTGTCAGGTATGTTATGCAATAGCAATTGGGTACCTATTTGTCACACTGTTCCATCGCGGAAAATCACTTTGGCCATGTATCATAACACATAGTATTCTTAATGCACTCAGTGTTTTTGCAAACGAAACCGGTTCTAAGCAATACCAGATTTTTGTAGCCATGATATTATGCGCAATTTCCATTGGATATTCACTGATATTGATGAAGACAATACCAGCCAGTGAAGAATGCCAAATTCCATTTTGTCGATATGCCCCAAGAACAGACGAGGAGATTTAG